In the Pseudorasbora parva isolate DD20220531a chromosome 23, ASM2467924v1, whole genome shotgun sequence genome, one interval contains:
- the orai1b gene encoding calcium release-activated calcium channel protein 1, translating into MNMSRSEHSLQALSWRKLYLSRAKLKASSRTSALLSGFAMVAMVEVQLDTNHDYPPGLLIAFSACTTVLVAVHLFALMVSTCILPNIEAVSNVHNLNSVKESPHERMHRYIELAWAFSTVIGTLLFLAEVVLLCWVKFLPIKPKDQKNGTISAGVAAAITSTSIMVPFALIFIVFAVHFYRSLVSHKTDRQFQELEELEDLQNELDHRGEASTLQSPSSLYP; encoded by the exons ATGAACATGAGTCGGAGCGAGCATTCGTTGCAGGCTCTGTCCTGGAGAAAGCTTTATCTGAGTAGAGCCAAACTCAAAGCGTCCAGTCGCACGTCTGCTCTTTTATCCGGTTTCGCAATG GTGGCCATGGTGGAAGTACAGCTTGACACCAATCACGACTATCCACCAGGACTGCTCATCGCTTTCAGCGCTTGCACCACAGTGTTGGTAGCCGTCCACCTGTTCGCCCTCATGGTGAGCACCTGCATCCTGCCGAACATCGAAGCGGTCAGCAACGTGCACAACCTTAACTCGGTGAAGGAGTCTCCTCACGAGAGAATGCATCGCTACATCGAGCTGGCCTGGGCTTTTTCCACAGTCATTGGAACGTTGCTCTTCCTGGCCGAGGTGGTCCTGCTGTGCTGGGTCAAGTTTTTACCCATTAAGCCAAAGGACCAGAAAAACGGTACTATATCCGCCGGGGTGGCCGCTGCCATCACGTCTACCTCCATCATGGTGCCTTTCGCCTTGATTTTTATCGTCTTCGCTGTGCATTTCTACCGCTCGCTGGTCAGCCACAAGACCGACAGGCAGTTTCAAGAGTTAGAAGAGCTGGAGGACTTACAGAACGAACTGGACCATAGAGGGGAGGCGTCTACCTTACAGTCGCCCAGTTCCCTTTACCCCTAG
- the morn3 gene encoding MORN repeat-containing protein 3, whose product MPYLKRPQTTEPLVKLWERRAQKCGLHHTVYSVNGDQYTGDWMDNKKHGNGTQVWKKTGMIYNGEWRSGKREGFGTLSKTDPETKEYVRVYVGSWRNDKKEGAGTYLYSPSAFYEGQWSEDQRSGRGRMQYENGELYEGEWLKDKCHGQGLLLLANGNRFVGTWSDGQKNGPGKFFYLDRGQLYKGFWVDGVAKCGTMSDFGREAAVRPTLYPIPKVCLQDSQAVLMEAHAYFTKDKEKPTDSKSYGC is encoded by the exons ATGCCTTACTTGAAAAGACCCCAGACTACAGAACCACTTGTAAAACTTTGGGAGAGAAGGGCGCAAAAATGTGGACTGCATCACACTGTGTATTCGGTCAATGGAGATCAATACACGGGCGACTGGATGGATAATAAGAAACATG GAAATGGAACACAAGTTTGGAAGAAAACAGGAATGATCTATAATGGGGAGTGGAGGAGTGGAAAGCGAGAAGGGTTTGGAACCCTGAGCAAGACTGACCCTGAAACAAAAGAGTATGTGAGAGTGTATGTTGGTTCCTGGAGAAATGACAAAAAGGAA GGTGCTGGGACATATTTGTACAGTCCGTCTGCGTTCTATGAGGGGCAGTGGAGTGAAGATCAGAGAAGTGGACGGGGACGGATGCAGTATGAGAACGGGGAGCTCTACGAGGGAGAGTGGCTAAAGGACAAATGTCATGGACAGGGTTTGCTTCTGCTAG CTAATGGAAACCGATTTGTGGGCACCTGGAGCGATGGACAGAAAAACGGACCAGGCAAGTTCTTCTACCTGGACAGGGGTCAGCTGTACAAAGGCTTTTGGGTTGATGGTGTTGCTAAATGTGGAACCATGTCTGATTTTGGCAGAGAAGCAGCAGTCAGGCCAACATTGTATCCAATTCCCAAG GTTTGCCTACAGGATTCACAGGCTGTACTGATGGAGGCACACGCTTATTTCACAAAGGACAAGGAGAAACCAACAGATTCCAAGTCATATGGTTGCTAG